One region of Labrus mixtus chromosome 1, fLabMix1.1, whole genome shotgun sequence genomic DNA includes:
- the dut gene encoding deoxyuridine 5'-triphosphate nucleotidohydrolase, mitochondrial isoform X2 produces MPALEVTDASAISPSKRPRTETKPAVERPVLRFAKLSEHATKPTRGSSKAAGYDLYSAYDYSIGPLDKAIVKTDIQIAVPHGCYGRVAPRSGLAVKNFIDVGAGVVDEDYRGNVGVVLFNFSKETFEVKKGDRIAQLVCERICYPDLEELETLDETERGAGGFGSTGRN; encoded by the exons ATGCCTGCTCTAGAAGTGACGGATGCCTCTGCAATCTCTCCATCAAAGAGACCAAGGACAGAAACAAAGCCTGCAGTAGAAAGACCTGTCCTCAGATTTGCAAAACTGTCTGAGCATGCAACGAAACCAACCAGAGGATCATCAAAAGCAGCAGGATATGACCTCTACAG TGCTTATGACTACTCCATTGGTCCTCTGGATAAGGCCATTGTAAAGACCGACATCCAGATAGCAGTTCCCCATGGCTGCTATGGGAGAGTGg CACCGAGGTCTGGTCTGGCAGTGAAAAACTttattgatgttggtg CTGGGGTTGTAGATGAAGACTATAGAGGAAATGTTGGAGTTGTGCTCTTTAACTTCAGCAAGGAAACATTTGAGG TGAAAAAAGGCGACAGAATTGCTCAGCTGGTTTGTGAGCGGATCTGCTACCCAGATCTGGAGGAGCTTGAG ACACTTGATGAGACCGAGCGTGGTGCTGGAGGTTTTGGATCAACTGGAAGAAACTAA
- the dut gene encoding deoxyuridine 5'-triphosphate nucleotidohydrolase, mitochondrial isoform X1, with protein sequence MTRLLPRLRDLYLHGSLFCDIAPRFLGRELHVQTLNQNKEVTDASAISPSKRPRTETKPAVERPVLRFAKLSEHATKPTRGSSKAAGYDLYSAYDYSIGPLDKAIVKTDIQIAVPHGCYGRVAPRSGLAVKNFIDVGAGVVDEDYRGNVGVVLFNFSKETFEVKKGDRIAQLVCERICYPDLEELETLDETERGAGGFGSTGRN encoded by the exons ATGACACGACTGCTGCCACGCCTAAGGGATCTTTACCTACACGGCTCGTTATTTTGTGACATTGCGCCACGTTTCTTAGGGAGGGAACTTCATGTTCAGAcgctcaatcaaaacaaag AAGTGACGGATGCCTCTGCAATCTCTCCATCAAAGAGACCAAGGACAGAAACAAAGCCTGCAGTAGAAAGACCTGTCCTCAGATTTGCAAAACTGTCTGAGCATGCAACGAAACCAACCAGAGGATCATCAAAAGCAGCAGGATATGACCTCTACAG TGCTTATGACTACTCCATTGGTCCTCTGGATAAGGCCATTGTAAAGACCGACATCCAGATAGCAGTTCCCCATGGCTGCTATGGGAGAGTGg CACCGAGGTCTGGTCTGGCAGTGAAAAACTttattgatgttggtg CTGGGGTTGTAGATGAAGACTATAGAGGAAATGTTGGAGTTGTGCTCTTTAACTTCAGCAAGGAAACATTTGAGG TGAAAAAAGGCGACAGAATTGCTCAGCTGGTTTGTGAGCGGATCTGCTACCCAGATCTGGAGGAGCTTGAG ACACTTGATGAGACCGAGCGTGGTGCTGGAGGTTTTGGATCAACTGGAAGAAACTAA
- the dut gene encoding deoxyuridine 5'-triphosphate nucleotidohydrolase, mitochondrial isoform X3, translating to MQVTDASAISPSKRPRTETKPAVERPVLRFAKLSEHATKPTRGSSKAAGYDLYSAYDYSIGPLDKAIVKTDIQIAVPHGCYGRVAPRSGLAVKNFIDVGAGVVDEDYRGNVGVVLFNFSKETFEVKKGDRIAQLVCERICYPDLEELETLDETERGAGGFGSTGRN from the exons ATGC AAGTGACGGATGCCTCTGCAATCTCTCCATCAAAGAGACCAAGGACAGAAACAAAGCCTGCAGTAGAAAGACCTGTCCTCAGATTTGCAAAACTGTCTGAGCATGCAACGAAACCAACCAGAGGATCATCAAAAGCAGCAGGATATGACCTCTACAG TGCTTATGACTACTCCATTGGTCCTCTGGATAAGGCCATTGTAAAGACCGACATCCAGATAGCAGTTCCCCATGGCTGCTATGGGAGAGTGg CACCGAGGTCTGGTCTGGCAGTGAAAAACTttattgatgttggtg CTGGGGTTGTAGATGAAGACTATAGAGGAAATGTTGGAGTTGTGCTCTTTAACTTCAGCAAGGAAACATTTGAGG TGAAAAAAGGCGACAGAATTGCTCAGCTGGTTTGTGAGCGGATCTGCTACCCAGATCTGGAGGAGCTTGAG ACACTTGATGAGACCGAGCGTGGTGCTGGAGGTTTTGGATCAACTGGAAGAAACTAA
- the slc12a1 gene encoding solute carrier family 12 member 1, with protein MERIRSNGGEHVNPAYDANLDEPPVYEEHRTVRPSVVSAFGHDTLDRVPNIDFYRNAGSVSGHRAVRPSLQELHDVFQKNGAIQVPDTVEDDGEGSSGTPSDDLESAIPNAKGAVKFGWIRGVLVRCMLNIWGVMLFIRVSWIFGQAGWGLGIVIIGLSCVVTTVTGLSMSAICTNGVVRGGGAYYLISRSLGPEFGGSIGLIFAFANALAVAMYVVGFAETVVDLLKDFDSIMVDPLNDIRIIGCITVVLLLGISLAGMEWEAKAQIVLLIILLVAIVNVFVGTFIPATESKKSQGFFNYNSKIFLENFTPDFREGESFFSVFAIFFPAATGILAGANISGDLRDAQAAIPKGTLLAILITGVTYMGVALCVSATVVRDATGNITDAITSAIQCNGSIACELGYDFSSCAEEKCNYGLMNNFQVMTMVSGFGPLIIAGTFSATLSSALASLVSAPKVFQALCQDNIYTALHFFAKGVGKNNEPIRGYILTFIISVAFILIGNLNTIAPIISNFFLASYALINFSCFHASYAKSPGWRPAYKFYNMWLSLLGALLCCAVMFVINWWAALLTYAIEILLYIYVTVKKPDVNWGSSTQAVTFVSAVSNALSLSGVDDHVKNFRPQILALTGSARTRPALLDLAHSFSKNYGLCIICEVIVGPRSEALNEMNAGMERNQQWLRKSKRQAFYAAVACDHFREGTESLLQASGLGRMKPNTLMLGFKRNWRNSGTEEVQSYVGILHDAFDFEYGALMLRMDEGLDVSHIAEAEDEMLQAEKEQRALDKQMMQNGGKSKGLFRKSRNSSQQVLRTRVSVCAPPPMQVAKMNERLVEASMQFKKKQPKGTIDVWWLFDDGGLTLLLPYILTTRKKWKDCKLRIFIAGQPGQSEKDKQEMKSLLEKFRINCTDINVIDDIHIQPRSESLKKLHDMIEPFRLHEGSKDYAEAEAMKKEHPGKISDEELSSFEEKTNLQVRLNEVLQENSKSANLIIVSMPIARKGSVSDFLYMAWLDILTKDLPPTLLIRGNHKSVLTFYS; from the exons ATGGAGAGGATCCGATCTAACGGAGGGGAGCATGTGAACCCCGCGTATGATGCCAACCTGGATGAACCTCCTGTCTATGAGGAGCACCGCACCGTCAGGCCCTCTGTGGTCAGCGCCTTTGGTCATGACACACTGGACCGGGTACCAAACATTGACTTCTATCGTAATGCGGGCAGTGTGAGCGGTCACCGGGCTGTTCGACCATCCCTACAGGAGCTGCATGACGTCTTTCAGAAG AATGGAGCGATACAAGTTCCAGACACTGTGGAGGATGATGGCGAGGGCAGCAGCGGGACCCCCTCTGATGACCTGGAGTCCGCCATTCCCAATGCCAAAGGAGCAGTAAAGTTTGGCTGGATAAGAGGAGTCCTG GTGAGATGCATGCTGAACATCTGGGGTGTCATGTTGTTCATTCGCGTGTCATGGATTTTTGGTCAGGCAGGTTGGG GTCTGGGAATTGTGATCATTGGTCTCAGCTGTGTGGTCACCACCGTCACCGGCCTTTCCATGTCGGCCATTTGCACTAACGGTGTGGTCAGAGGAG GAGGAGCATACTACTTGATATCTCGAAGTTTAGGACCAGAGTTCGGCGGCTCCATTGGCCTAATCTTCGCCTTTGCCAATGCGTTGGCTGTTGCCATGTATGTGGTGGGATTTGCTGAGACTGTGGTGGATCTGCTCAAG GACTTCGATTCCATCATGGTGGATCCGTTAAATGACATCAGAATCATTGGCTGTATCACAGTTGTGTTGCTGTTGGGCATATCATTGGCTGGAATGGAATGGGAGGCCAAG GCCCAGATTGTCCTACTCATCATCCTGCTGGTCGCCATTGTGAATGTATTTGTAGGAACATTCATTCCTGCAACAGAGAGCAAAAAATCACAAGGCTTCTTCAATTATAACT CAAAAATCTTCTTAGAGAATTTCACTCCGGACTTTAGAGAAGGAGAATCGTTCTTCTCCGTGTTCGCCATCTTTTTCCCAGCTGCAACCGGGATCCTGGCCGGAGCCAACATCTCTGGCGACTTGCGG gATGCCCAGGCCGCCATACCTAAAGGTACCTTGCTGGCCATTCTTATAACCGGTGTCACCTACATGGGTGTGGccctgtgtgtct ctgccACTGTTGTCCGTGATGCTACAGGGAACATAACTGACGCCATCACCTCTGCGATACAGTGTAACGGTTCAATTGCATGTGAGCTGGGCTACGACTTCTCCTCCTGTGCAGAGGAGAAATGCAACTATGGCTTAATGAACAATTTCCAG GTGATGACCATGGTCTCTGGGTTTGGTCCTCTCATCATTGCTGGAACTTTTTCAGCCACACTTTCATCCGCCCTGGCTTCACTTGTCAGTGCTCCCAAAGTCTTCCAG gcTCTGTGCCAAGACAACATCTACACAGCCCTGCACTTCTTTGCAAAGGGAGTTGGCAAGAACAACGAGCCGATTCGTGGCTACATCCTCACGTTCATTATCTCTGTAGCCTTCATTCTCATTG gAAATCTCAACACCATCGCTCCTATCATCTCAAACTTCTTCCTGGCATCTTACGCGCTTATCAATTTCTCCTGCTTCCATGCATCCTATGCAAAGTCCCCAG GTTGGCGACCAGCCTACAAATTCTACAACATGTGGCTCTCCCTGCTGGgcgctctgctctgctgtgctgTTATGTTTGTCATCAACTGGTGGGCTGCTCTCCTCACATACGCCATTGAAATCCTCCTCTACATCTACGTCACAGTCAAGAAGCCAG aTGTGAACTGGGGTTCGTCGACGCAGGCGGTGACATTTGTGAGCGCGGTCAGCAacgctctgtctctgtctggtGTTGATGATCACGTCAAGAACTTCAG gCCTCAGATCTTAGCACTGACAGGCTCAGCACGGACCAGGCCAGCTCTCCTGGACCTGGCTCACTCCTTCTCAAAGAACTATGGACTCTGTATAATCTGTGAAGTCATTGTG GGTCCGAGATCAGAGGCCCTCAATGAGATGAACGCTGGTATGGAGAGGAACCAACAGTGGCTGAGGAAGAGCAAACGTCAGGCATTTTATGCTGCTGTGGCCTGTGACCACTTCAGGGAAGGGACTGAGAGCCTTCTGCAG GCTTCTGGTCTTGGGCGCATGAAGCCAAACACATTGATGTTAGGATTCAAGAGGAATTGGAGGAATTCCGGCACAGAGGAAGTGCAGAGTTATGTGGGAATACTGCA TGATGCGTTTGACTTTGAATACGGGGCGTTGATGCTGAGAATGGACGAGGGACTGGATGTGTCTCACATTGCCGAGGCAGAAG aTGAGATGCTACAGGCAGAGAAGGAGCAACGGGCGCTGGATAAACAAATGATGCAGAACGGGGGGAAATCAAAAGGACTCTTCAGGAAGTCCAGGAACTCATCTCAACAAGTGCTCAGAACCAGAG TGTCAGTGTGCGCCCCTCCGCCCATGCAGGTGGCCAAGATGAATGAGAGGCTGGTGGAGGCCAGCATGCAGTTCAAGAAGAAACAGCCTAAAGGCACCATTGATGTGTGGTGGCTGTTTGATGACGGCG GTCTCACTCTGTTGCTCCCCTACATCCTCACCACCAGGAAGAAGTGGAAGGACTGTAAATTAAGGATCTTCATTGCAGGGCAGCCTGGACAATCTGAGAAAGATAAACAGGA GATGAAATCCCTGCTAGAAAAATTCAGAATTAACTGCACCGACATCAATGTTATTGATGACATCCATATCCAGCCCCGCTCGGAAAG cttgAAGAAGTTACATGACATGATCGAGCCGTTCCGTCTGCATGAGGGCTCCAAAGACTACGCTGAGGCTGAGGCCATGAAGAAAGAGCACCCCGGGAAAATCTCTGACGAAGAGCTGAGCAGCTTTGAGGAGAAG ACAAACCTCCAGGTACGACTGAATGAGGTGCTTCAGGAAAACTCCAAATCAGCCAATCTCATCATTGT GAGCATGCCCATCGCTCGTAAAGGGTCTGTCTCTGATTTCCTCTACATGGCCTGGCTGGACATACTGACTAAGGACCTTCCACCAACCCTTCTCATCAGAGGAAACCACAAGAGTGTGCTCACTTTCTACTCCTGA